GCAAGATTTTTGTCATATTCAGGGAGATAGAACACAGGGTCAAATCCAAATCCCTCACTTCCCTTTCTCTCAAAACTTATATAACCTTTTAATTGTCCATAAAAAACATAAAAACTGCCTTTTTCAGGTATATAAAATGAAACATAAGCTACGAATCTTGCAGTCCTTTTTTCCCATGGCACCCCCTGAAGTTCACCAAGCAGTCTGTTTATTCTATCCGCATCGTCTTTTCCATATCTTGATGAATATATACCAGGCCTTCCCCCTAAGGCATCTACCTCAAGACCTGAATCATCAGCTATTGCATTAAAACCTATTCTATTGCCCACCTTCCTGGCTTTTTTTATGGCATTCTCTACATAAAAAGGACTATCTTCAATGATCTCTATTTTTTCTTTGAAATCCTTAAGGGAATAAAAAACATCAAATTCTTGGGAAAGTAGTCTCTTTATCTCATTAAACTTTCCTAAATTACCTGTTGCAACGATTACCTTTCTATCCATAAGAACCCTTTTACATAGGAAACATATTGCCAAGGGCTATTTTTTGCTGTCTTGTTATCTCGTTTATTCCCTTGCATGCATATAGATACATGGTATCTAATTGTTCTTTTGTGAATGCCGTTTTTTCAGCAGTGCCCTGCACCTCTATGAGCAGCCCCCTTCCTGTCATTACAAAATTCATGTCTACCTCTGCCCTTGAATCCTCATCATAAGATAGGTCAAGGAGTATCTCCCCACCCACAATACCTACACTTATGGCAGCAACAGAATCTTTCATTGGTATCTTTTCTATTATACCTTTTTTCTTCATAGCCCATAATGCCTCCACAAGGGCCACATAACCCCCTGTTATACTCGCCGTCCTTGTCCCTCCATCTGCCTGTATGACATCGCAGTCGATCCACAATGTCCTCTCACCTAATATATCGAGATTTACAACAGCCCTAAGTGCCCTACCAATAAGTCTCTGGATCTCATGGGTTCTTCCTCCTACCCTTCCTGTTACAGATTCCCTTACTGTCCTTGTGTGTGTTGACCTGGGAAGCATGGAATATTCTGCCGTTAACCATCCCTTACCTGTATTTTTAAGAAATGGTGGGACCTTTTCTTCTATGCTTACACCACATATAACCTTTGTCTCACCCATTTCAACAAGGACTGAACCTTCTGGATATTTTAAAAAGCCTCTCGTGATCTTCAAATCCCTTATTCTGTCATTCTGTCTTGCATTATCTCTCATCTTTTTTTCCCCTTTTCAAATAATTCTCGATTCCTGAATATAATTTATCAAAAGCCAAGTTAATTCCGTCCTTATGGGTTTGGATATTCACAAAGACGCTTGGCATATCTAAACCTATTAATGGAAAAAGCGGTATCTCTTTAACCCTTACATTAAAAGAAGAGGCTATGGCACCGGCAAGATTTTTTGACTCTGCTCCATAAAAACCAGGAGCCTCCTCTATAGCTTTAAATCTCCCTGGTTTTATAGGAGGGTTATATATGGCTATAAAACATCCTTCACTATCAGTTATTTCAATATTAAAGGCTATCAACATACTTGCCTTGAGGCTATTTATTTTATTTATGTTATCAAGGTGCCTATCCACTTGGCCAACAAGGCTAAATATATTTACTTTAAATTTCTTTTTCTCAAAATATCTCTTTATCGTATTAATTTCTGATGCCTTTTGTTCCCCTATCAAATAAAAGACAATATTTTCTGCAGCGAAAACAGATGTATGTAAAAAAAATAGGATTAAGGATAATAAAAAATAGCGTTTATACATAAGCATTAAAACTATGTCCTTGTCTCCAATATAAATCTCTCGA
Above is a window of Syntrophorhabdaceae bacterium DNA encoding:
- the rdgB gene encoding RdgB/HAM1 family non-canonical purine NTP pyrophosphatase is translated as MDRKVIVATGNLGKFNEIKRLLSQEFDVFYSLKDFKEKIEIIEDSPFYVENAIKKARKVGNRIGFNAIADDSGLEVDALGGRPGIYSSRYGKDDADRINRLLGELQGVPWEKRTARFVAYVSFYIPEKGSFYVFYGQLKGYISFERKGSEGFGFDPVFYLPEYDKNLAEIKLDEKNKISHRGRAVIALKNFLNADFFKRTRVFKNL
- the rph gene encoding ribonuclease PH → MRDNARQNDRIRDLKITRGFLKYPEGSVLVEMGETKVICGVSIEEKVPPFLKNTGKGWLTAEYSMLPRSTHTRTVRESVTGRVGGRTHEIQRLIGRALRAVVNLDILGERTLWIDCDVIQADGGTRTASITGGYVALVEALWAMKKKGIIEKIPMKDSVAAISVGIVGGEILLDLSYDEDSRAEVDMNFVMTGRGLLIEVQGTAEKTAFTKEQLDTMYLYACKGINEITRQQKIALGNMFPM